A genomic stretch from Desulfurococcaceae archaeon MEX13E-LK6-19 includes:
- a CDS encoding radical SAM protein — protein MSDWMLFAIKPSSYISSLCYSVFRLEPYSGCSYGCIYCYARWYRWSKPLVNPGKLLGLWKRVARSLQKSLNPPIYFRLSTLSEPFQENIEIQRVISLEMMRIALRYEVPLVVNTKSLLVTRSPWLDVVLRLADKRLVLIQYSLTTINEYHRVKLEPHAPPSWRRLEAIEYLREHDVPVVARIQPLIPGIEEEQLETARQALEHGAQGLITESIRETKEGLQEIAKIIGISPGDYMKIVQWEPYQFIEVDYMKPLLHPDIGWRARIFRKLETIARTYGKPLTLCKEGVWKEYSRPGFDCCQFWHTRSYYALRKTLHEYLSDKIRPYITAKILDKNDYTNYPKIIRRPLKLHHNKLEKIVEQKEKLSKLVVDGPI, from the coding sequence ATGTCTGATTGGATGCTTTTTGCAATAAAACCAAGTAGTTATATAAGTAGCCTGTGTTACTCCGTATTTAGGCTGGAGCCTTATAGTGGTTGTAGCTATGGTTGCATATACTGTTATGCTAGATGGTATAGATGGAGTAAACCACTTGTCAACCCGGGTAAATTACTAGGGTTGTGGAAACGTGTTGCACGTAGTCTACAAAAATCATTGAATCCCCCGATATACTTTAGACTCTCGACGCTCTCGGAGCCTTTCCAAGAAAACATTGAGATACAACGAGTCATCTCACTTGAAATGATGAGGATTGCTCTACGGTACGAAGTACCTCTTGTAGTCAACACAAAATCCTTGCTGGTTACGAGAAGCCCTTGGCTCGATGTTGTCCTCCGCCTCGCGGATAAGAGATTAGTTCTAATACAATATAGTTTAACAACAATCAATGAGTACCATAGAGTAAAACTTGAACCACATGCCCCTCCCTCATGGAGAAGACTAGAGGCAATAGAGTATCTAAGAGAACACGACGTGCCTGTTGTAGCACGGATCCAGCCGCTCATACCAGGTATTGAAGAAGAACAATTAGAGACGGCAAGACAAGCACTAGAACACGGGGCACAGGGATTGATCACGGAGTCTATTAGGGAGACAAAGGAAGGACTACAAGAGATAGCAAAAATTATAGGTATCAGCCCTGGAGATTACATGAAGATTGTTCAATGGGAGCCATACCAGTTCATAGAAGTAGACTACATGAAACCGCTGCTCCACCCCGATATCGGCTGGAGGGCAAGAATCTTCAGGAAACTAGAAACTATTGCGAGAACCTATGGTAAACCCTTGACATTATGTAAGGAAGGAGTATGGAAGGAATATAGTAGGCCGGGATTTGATTGCTGCCAGTTTTGGCATACACGAAGCTATTACGCGTTGAGGAAGACTCTACACGAGTATCTTAGTGATAAAATACGGCCGTACATTACAGCAAAAATACTTGATAAAAATGACTATACGAACTACCCGAAGATAATTAGGAGGCCTCTGAAACTCCATCACAATAAGCTCGAGAAAATAGTTGAACAAAAAGAGAAGCTATCTAAGCTAGTTGTAGACGGTCCAATATAG
- a CDS encoding NifB/NifX family molybdenum-iron cluster-binding protein, with translation MSQYYGRGQGYGAGGPPPWAGGGRGGGGPPFVRQPLLQPLQPPGPGVLRVVATTSDGRGLDSLIAPRFARAPFITVVDISGGRVVDVKSFQNPYATAPQGAGMGFAQWVISSGARVVIAPNVGPNAAMVLQQAGVAIYTVPPGVRLADALRNLGLARI, from the coding sequence ATGTCCCAGTATTATGGCAGAGGACAAGGCTATGGAGCAGGAGGCCCACCACCATGGGCTGGTGGTGGTAGAGGCGGTGGAGGCCCGCCTTTCGTGAGACAACCATTACTACAGCCGCTACAGCCACCGGGTCCCGGTGTATTGAGGGTTGTTGCTACTACATCTGATGGGCGTGGACTAGACTCACTTATTGCTCCAAGGTTTGCTAGAGCACCATTTATCACTGTTGTTGATATTTCTGGCGGTAGGGTAGTTGATGTAAAGAGCTTCCAGAACCCCTATGCTACTGCCCCACAGGGCGCTGGTATGGGTTTTGCCCAATGGGTTATATCGTCTGGAGCAAGAGTTGTCATAGCACCCAACGTTGGACCCAACGCCGCTATGGTTCTTCAGCAAGCAGGAGTAGCTATCTATACTGTACCTCCTGGCGTAAGGCTCGCTGATGCACTTAGGAACCTCGGGCTTGCGAGGATATAG
- a CDS encoding P-loop NTPase has product MAMEIVVASGKGGTGKTFISSNLVFYLHKLGRRVVAVDADAEAPDLLLALGGPKENILVHKISSSRKAVIEHSRCIGCLKCVDVCRFYALEVENHKPRVIREYCEGCGACSIVCPVNAIEFYNMDTGVVRIDVSRVGVPVVTADLVVGGRNTGELVYKAKEEASRLAYENKADVIVVDAAAGIGCPVISSIAGSDVLLVVVEPVPPSLQGAERLLKLARQFNVKPFLIINKYDLDPQYSNEIVDRLGIEVLGKIPYDRAVAESYANMEPILYSKPDHPVSHALSSTFKNLLECVEG; this is encoded by the coding sequence TTGGCTATGGAGATTGTTGTCGCAAGTGGGAAAGGCGGGACAGGAAAGACGTTTATTTCATCCAACCTTGTGTTTTACCTGCATAAACTAGGGAGAAGAGTAGTAGCTGTTGACGCTGATGCCGAGGCTCCTGATCTACTGCTTGCCCTCGGAGGCCCTAAAGAAAACATTCTTGTCCACAAGATATCCAGCTCTAGGAAAGCAGTAATCGAACATAGCCGGTGTATAGGTTGTCTAAAATGCGTTGATGTATGTAGATTTTATGCGCTCGAAGTAGAGAACCATAAGCCACGTGTTATCAGGGAGTATTGTGAAGGATGTGGTGCATGCAGTATCGTATGCCCTGTTAATGCCATAGAGTTCTACAACATGGACACCGGGGTTGTGAGAATCGATGTATCTCGTGTCGGCGTCCCCGTAGTGACCGCTGATCTCGTGGTTGGCGGTAGGAATACTGGTGAACTAGTGTATAAAGCTAAGGAGGAAGCTAGTAGGCTAGCCTATGAGAATAAAGCTGATGTAATCGTGGTTGATGCAGCCGCTGGTATTGGATGCCCTGTTATATCAAGTATAGCTGGATCAGATGTTCTCCTGGTAGTCGTAGAGCCTGTGCCCCCATCTCTCCAAGGCGCTGAGAGACTACTTAAACTAGCTAGGCAATTCAATGTAAAACCATTCCTCATAATCAACAAGTATGACCTAGACCCACAATACTCCAATGAAATAGTTGACAGACTTGGCATAGAGGTTCTAGGGAAAATACCTTATGATAGAGCTGTAGCCGAATCATATGCCAACATGGAGCCTATACTATACTCCAAGCCGGATCATCCTGTATCCCATGCTTTATCAAGTACTTTCAAGAACCTATTGGAGTGTGTAGAAGGATGA
- a CDS encoding P-loop NTPase → MTKIIVVAGGKGGVGKTFIAVNLAYALYNKGSRVLLVDADVENPSVLTIVKAKITNTIVSKSFRPVINYSVCDGCGICVNYCPEHALVLLPGKKLVFYETLCGGCSVCKLVCPQNAIDEGERREGVFKYGIVDKGFDVIVGELEPGNRRSIVLITKLIEEHKKRFNNYDYVVIDSPPGTGAGLYSILRYATHIVAVTEPTPLGISDLTKFLKLIEAYKENTKTIIVVNKYGLSAKAYKTLEEIITQKRLPYIRIPYTKLVQESYTAGQPLILYNPDPNIISKIEELANLVKKE, encoded by the coding sequence ATGACGAAAATAATTGTTGTAGCCGGTGGGAAAGGCGGTGTAGGAAAAACATTCATTGCAGTCAACCTCGCCTATGCTTTATACAATAAGGGATCCCGTGTACTCCTCGTAGACGCTGACGTGGAAAACCCCAGTGTTCTCACTATTGTTAAAGCAAAAATAACCAACACAATCGTATCCAAGAGCTTTAGACCAGTTATAAACTACAGTGTATGTGATGGATGTGGTATTTGTGTAAACTATTGTCCCGAACACGCTTTGGTGCTACTACCCGGCAAGAAGCTTGTATTCTACGAGACACTCTGTGGCGGATGTAGTGTATGCAAACTCGTATGCCCCCAAAATGCGATAGATGAGGGCGAGCGCCGTGAAGGAGTATTCAAGTACGGTATTGTAGACAAAGGCTTTGATGTTATTGTAGGAGAACTAGAGCCGGGTAACAGGAGAAGTATTGTACTAATAACGAAGCTTATTGAAGAACACAAGAAGAGGTTCAACAACTATGACTACGTAGTCATAGACTCGCCTCCAGGCACGGGTGCTGGCTTATACTCTATTCTCAGGTATGCAACCCATATAGTTGCCGTAACCGAGCCAACACCTCTGGGAATAAGCGATTTGACGAAATTCCTCAAACTAATAGAGGCATACAAAGAGAATACGAAAACAATAATCGTAGTAAACAAGTACGGGCTATCAGCCAAAGCCTACAAAACCCTAGAGGAAATAATCACCCAAAAAAGACTCCCATACATAAGAATACCATACACGAAACTAGTCCAAGAATCTTATACTGCTGGACAACCACTGATCCTCTACAACCCAGATCCAAATATTATCTCGAAAATAGAGGAACTAGCAAACCTAGTCAAGAAAGAGTAA
- a CDS encoding phosphohydrolase yields the protein MVVVGPDLLNKFLKTRPILRRAYNALVGDPETRELWYMSNVMAVKRLRYNDHGPVHAHIAAGASLEIYRILREHGVESTLVRDGVISDEELAWIVVLYGALLHDVGNAIHRDLHEKLGSLLAQPLIDRALARVIDDQATRIRLRQEIMHSIHCTAYDVSCLTLEAGCVAVGDGLDMAEGRARVPYRMGQVNIHSVSALTIKKVEILEGDKAPVKIVVHMDELAGIFQVDEVLMPKLRTTMLRNYIEISAVVNGKELKTYTPTQ from the coding sequence ATGGTAGTTGTTGGTCCTGATTTACTCAATAAGTTTTTGAAGACTAGACCAATACTTAGGAGAGCTTATAATGCTCTTGTTGGTGATCCTGAGACTCGTGAACTATGGTATATGAGTAATGTTATGGCTGTTAAGAGGCTTAGGTATAACGACCATGGACCTGTCCATGCCCATATTGCTGCTGGTGCTTCACTAGAGATCTATAGGATCCTCAGGGAACACGGTGTAGAGTCAACACTTGTCCGTGACGGCGTTATCTCCGACGAGGAACTAGCATGGATTGTTGTTCTCTATGGCGCACTGCTACACGATGTCGGTAATGCTATTCATAGGGATCTCCACGAGAAACTAGGGTCACTACTGGCACAGCCTCTCATAGATAGAGCGCTGGCTAGAGTTATTGATGACCAAGCTACTAGGATTAGGCTACGTCAAGAGATAATGCATAGTATACATTGTACAGCCTATGACGTATCATGCCTAACACTTGAAGCAGGCTGTGTAGCTGTTGGCGACGGCCTCGATATGGCTGAGGGACGTGCCCGTGTACCATACCGGATGGGCCAGGTAAACATCCATAGTGTCTCCGCGTTAACTATAAAGAAGGTAGAGATCCTTGAAGGCGATAAAGCTCCCGTGAAAATAGTAGTCCATATGGATGAGCTTGCAGGTATATTCCAAGTAGACGAAGTGCTCATGCCGAAACTGAGAACTACTATGCTTAGGAATTACATAGAGATTAGTGCCGTTGTTAACGGGAAAGAACTAAAAACCTATACGCCCACACAATAA
- a CDS encoding DASS family sodium-coupled anion symporter translates to MGDRTKVLLLIIVAFMVGTIIYNITPPDWTPGTYHIDVAVKTDETEIKTSLEHIIGLSNSTDTTVTTWSIVDGKNYTIEVYASKLTVIEPGKKWYLKVRLLADGEPVHKPLSSYTVCVRTPDGREYSYYPRSMTSDGWVVFEIQPYIKAREAGFVFGSAIILFAGASIISYVITGLYSTVALALLGVIAVKSAFTKYMSTIILVFIAGSALELIIRNNKLDDRVARLLVRVASSPTRLIIGATFLVSFLSMWMSNTAATYVMLPLVLALLKEIQAEDKRFSSLLLVGIAMGASIGGTATLIGTPPNLIVTGFLNDIVYKTSRIGFFEWLLIGFPAWVIGYTVGVLLLILFIKFTAGHELKEIGEKLREIGARKEKRPWSKREILALANILFLVGLWLTEPIHHINTGIAGAIGLIVFFATGVLDVKKHFKQLAWDLMVLFGAGLTLGTALMNTGWAEVVLAHLAGVKSLGFLAWFLIGFTAYLIGTFISSHTSASAFVAPLTIPLGALLATIMGIPAEAGAATASIVAVVSLNNAIALPISTPPSAIVYSTGKVRMRDLIAYGLLFGIIANTLIIALLTNYWIALLSP, encoded by the coding sequence TTGGGCGATCGCACTAAGGTGCTACTGCTTATTATAGTTGCTTTTATGGTTGGAACAATAATATACAACATTACGCCACCGGACTGGACCCCGGGAACATACCACATAGATGTAGCGGTGAAAACAGACGAAACAGAAATCAAGACTAGTCTAGAGCACATTATTGGCCTCAGTAACTCAACTGATACCACGGTAACAACGTGGAGTATTGTGGACGGAAAGAATTATACCATAGAAGTGTATGCATCAAAACTAACTGTTATAGAGCCGGGTAAGAAATGGTATCTAAAGGTTAGACTTCTCGCTGATGGCGAGCCTGTCCATAAGCCACTGTCAAGCTATACAGTGTGTGTAAGGACGCCTGACGGGAGGGAATACAGCTACTATCCACGGTCAATGACTTCTGATGGATGGGTTGTTTTCGAGATACAGCCATACATTAAGGCCAGAGAAGCCGGGTTCGTATTCGGGTCAGCAATAATATTGTTTGCTGGTGCAAGCATCATAAGCTATGTTATAACAGGTTTGTACTCGACAGTAGCACTAGCACTACTAGGAGTGATCGCCGTAAAGTCTGCTTTCACAAAATACATGAGCACGATAATACTCGTATTCATTGCTGGTAGCGCTCTAGAACTCATAATACGTAACAATAAGCTTGACGACCGTGTAGCAAGACTCTTGGTTAGAGTAGCTTCATCACCAACAAGACTAATTATTGGAGCAACATTCCTAGTAAGCTTCCTAAGCATGTGGATGAGTAATACAGCCGCTACCTACGTTATGCTACCACTTGTTCTAGCACTCCTAAAGGAGATCCAGGCTGAAGACAAGAGGTTCTCTTCACTACTCCTAGTAGGAATAGCTATGGGTGCCAGCATAGGTGGTACAGCAACATTAATAGGAACACCACCAAACCTTATTGTCACAGGCTTCCTCAACGACATAGTCTACAAGACAAGTAGGATAGGGTTCTTCGAATGGCTACTCATAGGCTTCCCGGCATGGGTTATAGGTTATACGGTTGGAGTCCTACTTCTAATACTATTCATAAAATTCACTGCTGGACACGAGCTAAAGGAAATCGGAGAGAAACTACGTGAAATAGGTGCAAGAAAAGAAAAGAGACCATGGAGTAAACGCGAGATCCTAGCATTAGCCAACATATTGTTCCTAGTAGGACTATGGCTTACAGAACCAATACACCACATAAACACCGGTATCGCCGGCGCCATAGGACTCATAGTATTCTTCGCCACAGGAGTACTGGACGTCAAAAAGCACTTCAAGCAACTAGCATGGGACCTCATGGTATTGTTCGGCGCAGGCCTAACACTAGGTACAGCACTCATGAACACCGGGTGGGCTGAAGTAGTATTAGCCCACTTGGCTGGCGTGAAATCACTAGGGTTCCTAGCATGGTTCCTCATAGGATTCACAGCCTATCTCATAGGAACATTCATATCAAGCCATACAAGCGCATCTGCATTCGTAGCACCATTAACAATACCTCTTGGCGCATTACTTGCAACAATAATGGGCATACCTGCCGAAGCAGGTGCAGCAACAGCATCAATTGTAGCTGTCGTCTCACTAAACAACGCTATCGCATTACCAATATCAACACCGCCATCAGCTATCGTATACTCGACTGGCAAAGTAAGAATGAGAGATCTAATAGCTTATGGACTGTTGTTCGGCATAATAGCAAACACCCTAATAATAGCGTTGCTTACAAACTACTGGATAGCACTACTTTCACCCTAA
- a CDS encoding SDR family oxidoreductase: MKVVVTGGAGFIGSHTVELLVSEGYDVVVIDDFSSGSMNNLSNVAEKISVVNRSILDKEALDTILRDADAIIHLAAIVSVEESIKDPERVYRVNALGTLYLLEAARRHDIERFVYASSAAVYGDPIELPVKETHPCRPKNVYGSSKLAGETLVYSYKETYGLSTISLRYFNVYGPRMKPGDYAGVVYKFFERILQGKPPIIHGDGEQTRDFVYVGDVAKANVIALSSRETGVYNIGTGKAISINELAEKIMGIVGVKLEPIHGPPRPGDIRYSVADISQAIEKLGWKPVVSIEEGLRRTFDYMKYMVSKKQLG, translated from the coding sequence TTGAAAGTTGTTGTAACAGGTGGAGCCGGGTTTATAGGTAGTCATACGGTTGAGCTTCTTGTATCCGAGGGATATGATGTAGTTGTAATAGATGATTTCTCGTCGGGTTCCATGAATAATTTATCCAATGTAGCTGAGAAAATCAGCGTTGTTAACAGGAGTATTCTCGATAAAGAAGCCCTTGATACTATTCTAAGAGATGCTGATGCAATCATACACTTAGCTGCCATAGTCAGTGTAGAAGAATCAATAAAAGATCCTGAACGCGTCTATCGGGTCAACGCTCTTGGAACACTATACTTGCTTGAAGCAGCGAGACGACACGATATAGAAAGATTTGTTTATGCATCAAGTGCTGCTGTCTACGGGGATCCCATAGAACTGCCCGTTAAAGAAACACATCCTTGTAGACCAAAAAATGTCTATGGCTCGTCGAAACTCGCTGGCGAAACTCTCGTGTATAGCTATAAGGAAACCTATGGCCTGTCAACAATTAGTCTCAGATACTTTAATGTATACGGTCCCAGGATGAAGCCCGGGGATTACGCTGGTGTTGTCTACAAGTTTTTTGAACGTATACTCCAGGGCAAGCCACCGATAATACATGGAGATGGCGAGCAAACACGTGATTTCGTGTACGTAGGTGATGTAGCTAAAGCTAATGTTATAGCATTGTCATCAAGAGAGACCGGTGTATACAATATAGGTACAGGTAAAGCCATATCAATTAACGAGCTTGCCGAGAAAATAATGGGGATTGTTGGAGTCAAACTAGAGCCAATACATGGGCCTCCAAGACCAGGCGATATAAGGTATAGTGTTGCCGATATAAGCCAGGCCATAGAGAAGCTTGGCTGGAAACCAGTTGTCAGTATTGAGGAAGGATTAAGGAGGACTTTTGATTACATGAAGTATATGGTGAGTAAAAAACAACTTGGCTAA
- a CDS encoding metallophosphoesterase, with protein MTKGGVLAAAILIFVVVLSFMNAMVLWAEAGVDQRLFEKTYRSLPQNLPWYPVVVIGDNRPENTSQVELPEVFYAIVDELKEIRPFAVIGTGDHVGLGTEEQLIELYNTLKDLENVWLAVGNHDIEDDPYANLWKSIIADTFYGVSEIPGWYIAFINTEERLKSDFLSLTNLTLEQAPQGRKIIAVFHRPLYPYVMHNIDSDRGTPLKKMLEYYNVTLVLQGHWHGYAETVVNGIKYIITGGAGAPLYDYPTSIEDGVVVLGKHHYLVLILYPDGRYEYEPIWFEVDQDVGYLNVSYVNSTYVVIHNTRLNLFGDPVPIPVRVELNVSGYIVTVVLLANPNGDTVVEASLNPIPNSRQGEIVVYSNSTKWYAYIVPEGDLNKTIVATPGADSKAKFLVELKVETTTTTTTTTTTTTTTTTTTTTTTTTTTTTTTTTTTTTTTTTETETTPSQPLLSTKLLIATIVVIVVAGIMIFLYMKKRV; from the coding sequence ATGACTAAGGGCGGTGTTTTAGCAGCGGCAATACTTATCTTCGTTGTGGTACTGAGTTTCATGAATGCTATGGTGTTATGGGCAGAAGCAGGTGTTGATCAACGTTTATTCGAGAAGACCTACAGGAGTCTGCCACAGAATCTGCCATGGTATCCAGTTGTTGTAATAGGAGATAATAGACCTGAGAATACTAGTCAAGTTGAGTTACCCGAGGTCTTTTATGCTATTGTTGATGAATTAAAGGAGATCAGGCCATTTGCTGTAATAGGAACAGGTGATCACGTGGGTCTTGGCACAGAGGAGCAGCTCATAGAGCTCTATAATACACTCAAGGATCTCGAGAATGTATGGCTTGCCGTTGGAAACCACGATATTGAAGACGATCCCTATGCCAATTTATGGAAAAGTATTATAGCAGACACATTCTATGGAGTGTCAGAAATACCTGGATGGTATATAGCGTTTATTAATACTGAAGAAAGACTCAAGAGCGATTTTCTCTCCTTGACAAACCTTACTCTCGAACAGGCTCCGCAGGGAAGAAAGATTATTGCTGTATTTCATAGACCACTTTATCCATATGTAATGCATAATATTGACTCTGATAGAGGAACTCCCTTAAAGAAGATGCTGGAATACTATAACGTGACATTAGTACTCCAAGGACACTGGCATGGATATGCTGAAACAGTTGTCAACGGGATCAAATACATTATAACCGGTGGTGCTGGAGCTCCTCTATACGATTACCCAACCAGTATAGAGGATGGTGTGGTAGTCTTAGGGAAACACCACTATCTAGTCTTAATACTTTATCCTGATGGCAGGTACGAGTATGAGCCAATATGGTTTGAAGTAGACCAGGACGTGGGCTATCTCAATGTAAGCTATGTCAACAGCACATATGTTGTAATTCATAACACTAGACTTAACTTGTTCGGGGACCCAGTACCTATACCTGTTAGAGTAGAACTCAATGTAAGCGGATACATTGTGACAGTAGTGCTTCTGGCGAATCCTAATGGAGATACAGTAGTAGAAGCTAGCTTGAACCCAATACCGAATTCTAGGCAAGGAGAAATAGTTGTGTACAGTAATTCAACAAAATGGTATGCCTACATAGTACCTGAAGGAGATCTCAATAAAACAATTGTTGCAACACCGGGAGCTGATTCCAAGGCAAAATTCCTTGTAGAGTTGAAAGTAGAGACAACTACTACGACCACCACAACAACCACAACTACAACTACTACAACAACTACGACGACCACAACCACCACGACGACAACAACCACTACCACAACAACGACCACGACTACTACGACAACTACTGAAACAGAAACAACTCCATCACAACCATTGTTATCAACCAAACTATTGATAGCGACAATAGTAGTAATAGTGGTTGCAGGGATTATGATATTCCTTTACATGAAGAAAAGAGTCTAA
- a CDS encoding DUF2139 domain-containing protein produces MPGIIDKLQIHPPRYGPEWGSGGIFGLKYHRGVLYYTVAFEAEAYFIREDSVKTYGFEKVGSPPTSGGDTYNAVDAVDDLIFFGGWVHAPAKYVIENGKRKINFENKYSHVHIYNISEDSIDLLWKDSVHEKEKWVGEVSEIIYDPVNDRLLLARGDGMENLGIYSLDYKTRKITRLTDKPVLKGTLIREQACFNVHIFGFVGTESIQCVDLVSGKIQVHSIPRSGERVVDGGSVEAPMTGAMASCYGRLFDFVRGGLFIGNPADEEEPMYFLRLFDFVTSGYGPLRTKAVNIGGGILVAYNAFTHAVLRPSNEFEQMIKKSLNTIVGPSVLVYITPPSARIVGVFGARITSIEKVGGNIVLGVSNDANYMWYDATPNDTGTKSFVVLPDSILTKSPPSVTYSVYGWMISNKHWGGIPLYGYREPRLVINASKKNTLEIYEYDLSIPPAGSVVEKISIDEGKNIIDLKSCRGAIVSFRLVEEDAKLRGRIILE; encoded by the coding sequence ATGCCCGGAATTATCGATAAGCTACAGATACATCCACCTCGGTATGGTCCTGAATGGGGTAGCGGCGGGATATTCGGGTTAAAGTATCATCGTGGAGTACTCTATTACACTGTGGCGTTTGAGGCGGAAGCATATTTCATTAGAGAGGACTCTGTGAAAACCTATGGCTTCGAGAAGGTGGGTAGTCCTCCTACTAGTGGCGGGGACACATATAATGCTGTAGACGCCGTAGACGATCTGATATTCTTTGGTGGATGGGTTCACGCCCCAGCGAAATACGTTATAGAAAATGGGAAAAGAAAAATTAATTTTGAGAACAAGTACAGCCATGTGCATATCTATAACATTTCTGAAGACTCGATAGATCTCCTATGGAAGGATAGTGTTCATGAGAAAGAGAAATGGGTAGGAGAAGTATCCGAGATAATATATGATCCAGTGAATGATAGACTGTTACTTGCACGCGGAGATGGTATGGAGAACCTGGGGATTTACTCTCTTGATTACAAGACAAGGAAAATCACTAGGCTAACAGATAAACCAGTACTGAAGGGGACGCTTATTAGAGAACAGGCATGCTTTAATGTGCATATATTTGGGTTTGTTGGTACGGAATCTATACAGTGTGTAGATCTTGTTTCAGGGAAAATACAGGTACATTCTATACCAAGGAGTGGTGAACGAGTTGTTGACGGTGGATCTGTTGAAGCCCCGATGACTGGTGCCATGGCGTCGTGTTACGGTAGATTATTTGATTTCGTGCGCGGTGGCTTGTTCATAGGTAATCCTGCTGATGAGGAAGAACCGATGTATTTCCTGAGACTCTTTGACTTTGTTACAAGTGGCTACGGTCCTTTGAGGACAAAGGCAGTTAATATTGGCGGTGGAATACTGGTTGCCTACAATGCTTTTACTCACGCAGTATTAAGGCCTAGTAATGAGTTTGAGCAAATGATTAAAAAGAGTTTGAACACTATTGTCGGGCCATCGGTACTAGTCTATATTACACCGCCTTCAGCCAGAATTGTTGGTGTTTTTGGAGCCAGGATAACATCGATAGAGAAAGTAGGCGGCAATATAGTCCTTGGGGTAAGCAATGATGCTAACTACATGTGGTATGATGCAACACCAAATGATACTGGGACAAAGAGTTTTGTAGTACTTCCAGACTCCATACTAACAAAATCACCCCCGTCAGTAACGTATAGTGTGTATGGCTGGATGATTTCAAACAAGCATTGGGGAGGAATACCGCTTTACGGATACAGAGAACCACGACTAGTAATCAATGCATCTAAGAAGAATACTCTAGAGATCTATGAATACGATCTATCAATACCTCCTGCCGGTAGTGTGGTCGAGAAAATTAGTATAGATGAAGGAAAGAACATTATAGACTTGAAGTCATGCAGAGGAGCAATAGTATCGTTTAGACTTGTTGAGGAAGACGCGAAGCTTAGAGGACGTATAATACTTGAGTAG
- a CDS encoding DUF4234 domain-containing protein, with the protein MSNEKIWSLLNTLKIYRAKASETDYIMPTWLPFIGLILVLIAMFIIILGALLETFILLGAGLALAIFGGLAGFAVSIYVLYKWIDRMNNHFRRTMMFYSTLADIAEELKIPEASRIRNQVNELKIVFEERSPVLWVILSIFVPFIEFYVYHFLNKDFVKHCIRERLILSSFADGLKAIAPEYTIDIDRLYMVPNRSTLLYIVLTIITLGLFGLYWIYTLTVDPNRHFESHQIIEEKIIAAVEAAARKTITASTSGEGEQAQ; encoded by the coding sequence ATGTCAAACGAGAAAATATGGTCTCTTCTCAATACGCTGAAGATATATAGAGCTAAGGCTAGTGAAACAGATTACATAATGCCGACGTGGCTACCCTTTATAGGTTTGATACTAGTACTTATAGCCATGTTTATTATAATATTAGGCGCGTTACTGGAAACCTTTATTCTTCTCGGGGCAGGGCTTGCTCTCGCGATATTCGGCGGACTCGCTGGTTTTGCTGTATCGATATATGTTCTATACAAATGGATCGACAGAATGAACAACCATTTCAGGAGAACAATGATGTTCTACTCAACGTTAGCCGATATAGCTGAAGAACTTAAAATACCCGAAGCATCAAGAATAAGAAATCAAGTAAATGAGCTTAAAATAGTGTTTGAAGAGAGAAGTCCTGTGTTATGGGTCATATTATCTATATTTGTGCCATTCATTGAATTCTACGTGTATCATTTCTTGAACAAGGATTTCGTAAAGCACTGCATTAGAGAACGCTTGATACTATCAAGTTTTGCCGATGGATTAAAAGCTATTGCTCCAGAATATACTATAGACATTGACAGACTATACATGGTGCCGAATAGGAGTACACTACTCTACATAGTACTCACAATAATCACTCTAGGCTTATTCGGGCTATACTGGATATACACACTAACAGTCGACCCCAACAGGCACTTTGAATCACACCAAATTATTGAAGAAAAGATTATTGCAGCCGTAGAAGCTGCGGCGAGAAAAACAATTACTGCAAGTACTAGTGGTGAAGGAGAACAAGCACAGTAA